One window from the genome of Salvia miltiorrhiza cultivar Shanhuang (shh) chromosome 7, IMPLAD_Smil_shh, whole genome shotgun sequence encodes:
- the LOC130992824 gene encoding uncharacterized protein LOC130992824 has product MVATTRSTEQRLDGLEKAVEELITAVDGFRTYQVSTDSKLDALLKKFNISPTGTGDESEGSRDPESETETPTPLQVFQKMDLPNFDGTDALAWLARADQYFLVHETPRDKRLKTALIAMSGPAMAWVQLLLRRCPTLTWTRFSRELLNRFGHNAAINGYEALGATKQEGSLEDYIAAFEGRAAQLPDFTDEQYLGFFLSGLKPHIRKQIQDPTVTDYSAAVLMARKVEQEPPPVTTANYSTRPVFIRHSSPVRPQSAPPATNTSSVVSHTSSASPAASLTSSAPPRNFRNISNEEYMKHRAAGTCFRCGLKYGPLHRCPPKTLQVLIGDMEDDPGRDLENYEDTGLKEEVPWDHVNQQPP; this is encoded by the coding sequence ATGGTGGCAACTACCAGGAGTACCGAACAGCGACTGGACGGATTAGAGAAGGCGGTTGAAGAACTGATTACAGCGGTGGACGGGTTTCGTACGTATCAAGTTTCAACGGACTCGAAACTTGACGCGCTGCTGAAGAAGTTCAATATTTCCCCTACTGGCACCGGCGATGAATCAGAGGGAAGCCGTGACCCCGAATCGGAGACCGAAACGCCCACTCCTCTTCAGGTTTTTCAAAAGATGGATCTTCCCAATTTTGACGGGACAGATGCACTTGCATGGCTCGCACGTGCTGACCAATATTTTCTCGTGCATGAGACACCAAGGGACAAGAGATTGAAGACAGCCCTAATCGCTATGTCAGGCCCGGCCATGGCGTGGGTGCAACTGTTGCTGCGACGCTGTCCGACGCTAACCTGGACTCGATTCAGCCGTGAACTTCTGAATCGGTTTGGACATAATGCTGCAATTAATGGGTACGAGGCGCTGGGGGCGACAAAACAGGAAGGGTCTTTGGAGGATTACATCGCTGCATTCGAAGGGCGTGCGGCGCAACTTCCTGATTTCACGGATGAGCAGTACCTTGGTTTCTTCTTGAGTGGGCTCAAACCACACATTCGCAAACAAATCCAAGACCCTACGGTCACGGATTACTCGGCAGCAGTTTTGATGGCTCGAAAGGTTGAGCAGGAACCACCGCCAGTTACCACAGCAAATTACTCTACCAGGCCAGTGTTCATTCGACATTCTTCCCCGGTCAGACCTCAAAGCGCCCCACCAGCGACGAACACATCGTCGGTTGTCTCCCACACGTCGTCCGCTTCCCCGGCTGCCTCCCTCACTTCGTCTGCCCCTCCCCGCAATTTTCGCAACATCTCCAATGAGGAGTACATGAAACACCGTGCAGCTGGCACTTGTTTTCGCTGCGGCCTGAAATATGGGCCATTGCATCGCTGCCCACCTAAAACACTACAGGTTTTAATCGGTGACATGGAAGATGACCCGGGCAGGGACCTAGAGAATTATGAGGATACCGGGCTGAAGGAGGAAGTCCCATGGGACCATGTGAATCAGCAACCgccttga
- the LOC130992823 gene encoding uncharacterized protein LOC130992823 isoform X1: MSATLHSPLSSTLSPTSSLQVKRLQIPPRSTNSDVVFKPKRFCLSIRAATNFSSSLDTVVIGLSTELDAVSSYSAIVPDTVVFDDFERFPPTAATVSSSLILGICSLPDTKFRSAVDTALADSECYGLEKSDDRLSCFFNKALVNVGGDLAKLVPGRVSTEVDARLAYDTQAIVQKVNDLLKLYNKIGVSPERLLFKIPSTWQGIEASRLLELEGIQTHMTFVYSFCQAAAAAQAGASVIQIFVGRLRDWARNHTGDSEVEAALRRGEDPGLALVTKTYNYIHKYGHKSKLMAAAIRNKQDVFNLLGVDYIICPLKILQVLKESVTPPDEKYSLMRRLSPQTAASYNFSSEELVNWDENSFASALGPAAMGLLTTGMDGYASQSKRVEELFDKMWPPPNV; encoded by the exons ATGTCAGCTACTTTGCATTCTCCGCTATCCTCTACTCTCTCTCCAACTTCATCTCTTCAG GTGAAGAGACTGCAGATTCCACCTCGCTCCACGAATTCCGATGTCGTTTTCAAGCCTAAGCGGTTTTGCCTTTCGATTCGAGCTGCTACTAACTTCTCTTCGTCTCTTGACACCG TGGTGATAGGTTTGAGCACCGAATTGGATGCCGTCTCGAGTTACAGCGCGATTGTTCCAGATACGGTCGTTTTTGATGATTTCGAGAG GTTTCCCCCTACCGCTGCCACTGTTAGTTCCTCTTTAATCCTGGGCATTTGTAGCCTTCCCGATACTAAATTCAGG AGCGCTGTTGACACTGCATTGGCTGATTCAGAGTGTTATGGCTTAGAAAAATCTGATGATCGATTATCTTGTTTCTTCAACAAG GCTTTGGTTAATGTTGGAGGTGATCTTGCGAAGCTTGTGCCTGGTCGTGTTTCTACTGAAGTTGATGCTCGTCTTGCATATGATACACAAGCCATCGTTCAGAAG GTGAATGACCttttgaaattatataacaagATTGGCGTATCTCCTGAGCGTTTGTTGTTCAAAATTCCTTCAACTTGGCAA GGGATTGAAGCATCAAGGTTACTGGAGTTGGAAGGCATTCAGACACATATGACTTTTGTCTACAG CTTTTGTCAAGCTGCTGCTGCAGCTCAAGCTGGAGCTTCTGTCATTCAAATTTTTGTTGGTCGCCTTAGG GACTGGGCTCGCAACCATACTGGTGATTCTGAAGTAGAAGCTGCTCTCAGAAGAGGAGAAGATCCTGGGTTGGCTTTG GTTACAAAGACCTATAATTACATTCACAAATATGGGCACAAGTCGAAATTGATGGCAGCAGCAATTCGTAACAAGCAGGACGTGTTTAATCTATTAGG GGTTGATTACATTATCTGCCCATTGAAGATATTACAGGTTCTTAAGGAATCAGTGACACCTCCCGATGAGAAATATTCTCTTATGAGGAGGCTATCCCCACAAACTGCAGCCTCCTATAATTTCAGCAGTGAAGAG CTTGTCAACTGGGACGAGAATAGCTTTGCCTCTGCTTTGGGGCCTGCAGCTATGGGGCTTTTAACCACTGGAATGGATGGCTATGCTAGCCAATCGAAGCGGGTTGAAGAATTATTTGACAAAATGTGGCCACCCCCTAATGTGTAA
- the LOC130992823 gene encoding uncharacterized protein LOC130992823 isoform X2: protein MSATLHSPLSSTLSPTSSLQVKRLQIPPRSTNSDVVFKPKRFCLSIRAATNFSSSLDTGLSTELDAVSSYSAIVPDTVVFDDFERFPPTAATVSSSLILGICSLPDTKFRSAVDTALADSECYGLEKSDDRLSCFFNKALVNVGGDLAKLVPGRVSTEVDARLAYDTQAIVQKVNDLLKLYNKIGVSPERLLFKIPSTWQGIEASRLLELEGIQTHMTFVYSFCQAAAAAQAGASVIQIFVGRLRDWARNHTGDSEVEAALRRGEDPGLALVTKTYNYIHKYGHKSKLMAAAIRNKQDVFNLLGVDYIICPLKILQVLKESVTPPDEKYSLMRRLSPQTAASYNFSSEELVNWDENSFASALGPAAMGLLTTGMDGYASQSKRVEELFDKMWPPPNV, encoded by the exons ATGTCAGCTACTTTGCATTCTCCGCTATCCTCTACTCTCTCTCCAACTTCATCTCTTCAG GTGAAGAGACTGCAGATTCCACCTCGCTCCACGAATTCCGATGTCGTTTTCAAGCCTAAGCGGTTTTGCCTTTCGATTCGAGCTGCTACTAACTTCTCTTCGTCTCTTGACACCG GTTTGAGCACCGAATTGGATGCCGTCTCGAGTTACAGCGCGATTGTTCCAGATACGGTCGTTTTTGATGATTTCGAGAG GTTTCCCCCTACCGCTGCCACTGTTAGTTCCTCTTTAATCCTGGGCATTTGTAGCCTTCCCGATACTAAATTCAGG AGCGCTGTTGACACTGCATTGGCTGATTCAGAGTGTTATGGCTTAGAAAAATCTGATGATCGATTATCTTGTTTCTTCAACAAG GCTTTGGTTAATGTTGGAGGTGATCTTGCGAAGCTTGTGCCTGGTCGTGTTTCTACTGAAGTTGATGCTCGTCTTGCATATGATACACAAGCCATCGTTCAGAAG GTGAATGACCttttgaaattatataacaagATTGGCGTATCTCCTGAGCGTTTGTTGTTCAAAATTCCTTCAACTTGGCAA GGGATTGAAGCATCAAGGTTACTGGAGTTGGAAGGCATTCAGACACATATGACTTTTGTCTACAG CTTTTGTCAAGCTGCTGCTGCAGCTCAAGCTGGAGCTTCTGTCATTCAAATTTTTGTTGGTCGCCTTAGG GACTGGGCTCGCAACCATACTGGTGATTCTGAAGTAGAAGCTGCTCTCAGAAGAGGAGAAGATCCTGGGTTGGCTTTG GTTACAAAGACCTATAATTACATTCACAAATATGGGCACAAGTCGAAATTGATGGCAGCAGCAATTCGTAACAAGCAGGACGTGTTTAATCTATTAGG GGTTGATTACATTATCTGCCCATTGAAGATATTACAGGTTCTTAAGGAATCAGTGACACCTCCCGATGAGAAATATTCTCTTATGAGGAGGCTATCCCCACAAACTGCAGCCTCCTATAATTTCAGCAGTGAAGAG CTTGTCAACTGGGACGAGAATAGCTTTGCCTCTGCTTTGGGGCCTGCAGCTATGGGGCTTTTAACCACTGGAATGGATGGCTATGCTAGCCAATCGAAGCGGGTTGAAGAATTATTTGACAAAATGTGGCCACCCCCTAATGTGTAA